Proteins found in one Rhodobacter capsulatus SB 1003 genomic segment:
- a CDS encoding MlaA family lipoprotein, with product MEKRFGLVLIAGLALSGCAGGPQAAGSDGVNDPMEGVNRKVHGFNKGVDTLLFKARPGQPRSIDNGFTRAVSHAGSNLSLPGKVVNSLLQGRPEPAVKNTFRFVINSTIGLAGLFDPAGTSFALPEQDTDFGETLAVWGMGEGVYVELPVYGPSTARDALGRVVDIAMNPVGQVLEGADATAASATRVAGKVADRKRFGGVIESVLYDSADSYAQSRLLYLQMRRHQLAGKENDDAQAWDPYEDPYAQ from the coding sequence ATGGAAAAGAGATTTGGCCTCGTCCTGATCGCAGGTCTTGCGCTTTCCGGTTGTGCCGGAGGGCCGCAGGCGGCCGGATCCGACGGAGTGAACGACCCGATGGAAGGGGTCAACCGCAAGGTGCACGGGTTCAACAAGGGCGTCGACACGCTGCTGTTCAAGGCCCGTCCCGGTCAGCCGCGCAGCATCGACAACGGCTTCACCCGGGCGGTGTCGCATGCGGGCTCGAACCTGTCGCTGCCCGGCAAGGTGGTCAATTCGCTGCTGCAGGGCCGCCCCGAGCCCGCGGTGAAGAACACGTTCCGCTTCGTCATCAACTCGACCATCGGCCTGGCCGGGCTTTTCGACCCGGCGGGCACAAGCTTTGCCCTGCCCGAACAGGACACCGATTTCGGCGAGACGCTGGCGGTCTGGGGCATGGGCGAGGGGGTCTATGTGGAACTGCCGGTCTACGGTCCCTCGACCGCGCGCGACGCGCTGGGCCGGGTCGTCGACATCGCGATGAACCCGGTCGGGCAGGTGCTGGAAGGCGCCGATGCCACCGCCGCCTCGGCGACCCGGGTCGCGGGCAAGGTCGCCGACCGCAAGCGCTTCGGCGGCGTGATCGAATCGGTGCTTTACGACAGCGCGGACAGCTACGCGCAATCGCGGCTGCTTTATCTGCAGATGCGCCGCCACCAGCTTGCAGGCAAGGAGAATGACGATGCACAGGCCTGGGACCCCTATGAAGACCCTTATGCGCAGTGA
- a CDS encoding MlaC/ttg2D family ABC transporter substrate-binding protein: MRSDRRHLLLGGAAALVAAVVLRPGAALALTEDQAKALIGKAVTDVNAAIASGKTGPALYAMFEDLYMRYADVPTIARSVLGTAARTASPAQMQAFTLAFRGYVSRKYGKRFREFSATRFEVVGARKVKSFIEVKSIAYMPGEAPFEVLWHVSDKSGKNLFFNMIIEGVNMLAAERTEIGAMIDARRGNLDQLIADLKTAD, from the coding sequence ATGCGCAGTGATCGCCGCCATCTGCTGCTGGGCGGGGCCGCGGCCCTGGTCGCGGCCGTCGTGCTGCGCCCGGGCGCCGCGCTGGCTTTGACCGAGGATCAGGCCAAGGCGCTGATCGGCAAGGCGGTGACCGACGTGAACGCCGCCATCGCCTCGGGCAAGACCGGCCCGGCGCTTTATGCGATGTTCGAAGACCTCTACATGCGTTACGCCGACGTGCCGACGATCGCGCGTTCGGTTCTGGGCACGGCGGCGCGCACGGCCAGCCCGGCGCAGATGCAGGCCTTTACCCTTGCCTTCCGCGGCTATGTCTCGCGCAAATACGGCAAGCGCTTCCGCGAGTTCAGCGCCACCCGCTTCGAGGTCGTCGGCGCCCGCAAGGTGAAAAGCTTCATCGAGGTGAAGTCGATCGCCTACATGCCGGGCGAGGCGCCCTTCGAGGTGCTGTGGCATGTCTCGGACAAGTCGGGCAAGAACCTGTTCTTCAACATGATCATCGAGGGCGTCAACATGCTCGCGGCCGAGCGCACGGAAATCGGCGCGATGATCGACGCCCGGCGCGGCAATCTCGACCAGCTGATCGCGGATCTGAAAACGGCCGACTGA